In Saccharothrix syringae, the following are encoded in one genomic region:
- a CDS encoding reverse transcriptase family protein, whose protein sequence is MNTDDLDSALLGAERRVLRIQTRLHCRARDDCRRRFDDLFNLVADPAFLLVAWDRLRGNKGARTAGVDRRTVRSIEAEQRVEDFLDTLRSQIKDRGFRPMPVGERMIPKTGGRLRRLGIATITDRVVQACLKLVLEPIFEADFLPLVAGLGGKTTVQPGKGNHHALPLPGSSDPDTVADRELRTTRGFRTGLVERPVPGSGHAGCGKRSGETNRSTRPEPRPGSTSPPTAPTTCSPSSTAHGG, encoded by the coding sequence GTGAATACCGACGATCTTGACTCCGCCTTGCTCGGGGCGGAGCGCAGGGTACTGAGAATCCAGACCAGGCTGCACTGTCGAGCCCGTGATGATTGTCGTCGCCGGTTCGATGATCTGTTCAACCTCGTCGCCGATCCCGCGTTTCTGCTGGTCGCGTGGGATCGGTTGCGGGGCAACAAGGGGGCACGCACGGCCGGGGTGGACCGGCGCACGGTCCGGTCCATCGAGGCCGAGCAGCGTGTCGAGGACTTCCTCGACACGCTGCGGTCGCAGATCAAGGACCGTGGTTTCCGCCCGATGCCGGTGGGGGAACGGATGATCCCCAAGACTGGCGGAAGGCTGCGCCGTCTGGGGATCGCCACCATCACCGACCGCGTGGTCCAGGCTTGCTTGAAGCTGGTGCTGGAGCCGATCTTCGAGGCGGATTTCCTCCCGTTGGTGGCCGGTCTCGGAGGAAAGACCACTGTTCAACCCGGCAAAGGTAACCACCACGCGCTACCGCTACCGGGGAGCAGCGATCCCGACACCGTGGCCGACCGCGAGTTGAGGACCACACGCGGGTTCCGGACAGGGCTTGTGGAGCGCCCGGTGCCCGGAAGCGGGCACGCCGGGTGCGGGAAGCGGTCCGGGGAAACGAACCGGTCGACGAGACCGGAACCGCGCCCCGGATCGACTTCACCACCCACCGCTCCGACGACATGCTCGCCTTCATCGACAGCACACGGTGGCTGA
- a CDS encoding pyridoxamine 5'-phosphate oxidase family protein: MFETPDELHGLQVLLDTSLAGSGSHLKSIIRPGESTLDAEQVVRVCQGMCTLAIATVTRRGEPRISGADGHFLHGRWIFGTHRQAAKARHLAARPGISATFMRGEQLGIFTHGHAVPLNPEGTSSDLTWPAIRDHLVNHYDGDSDDPFWDDNVWYRIDPSWMVAYSTDPVGLLDQQPPV; the protein is encoded by the coding sequence ATGTTCGAAACCCCCGACGAGCTCCACGGCCTCCAAGTCCTGCTCGACACGTCTCTGGCCGGCTCCGGCAGCCACCTCAAATCGATCATCCGGCCAGGTGAGAGCACCTTGGACGCCGAGCAGGTCGTCCGGGTCTGCCAAGGCATGTGCACCCTGGCCATCGCCACGGTCACCCGGCGCGGTGAGCCGCGCATCAGCGGCGCCGACGGGCACTTCCTGCACGGCCGCTGGATCTTCGGCACCCACCGCCAGGCCGCCAAAGCCCGTCATCTCGCGGCGCGGCCCGGCATCAGCGCGACCTTCATGCGCGGCGAGCAGCTCGGCATCTTCACGCACGGACACGCCGTTCCGCTCAACCCCGAGGGGACGAGCAGCGACCTGACCTGGCCGGCGATCCGCGACCACCTCGTCAACCACTACGACGGCGACAGCGACGACCCGTTCTGGGACGACAACGTCTGGTATCGCATCGACCCCAGCTGGATGGTCGCCTACAGCACCGACCCCGTCGGGCTGCTCGACCAACAACCACCGGTCTGA